A single window of Electrophorus electricus isolate fEleEle1 chromosome 16, fEleEle1.pri, whole genome shotgun sequence DNA harbors:
- the f7l gene encoding coagulation factor VII, whose amino-acid sequence MELSLCGMKLGLFTILLSLPSCFGVPAAHVILSRTDASQVLLNRHRRANSFIEELKLADLERECLEEKCSYEEAREIFSIPDQLDAFWRVYTEVDHCKSEPCQNGATCDTQTNTYICICPPMFEGRNCDKEILNSYGCLYKNGGCEHFCTEAEDLTSSCHCAPGYSLSTDNSSCVPQVKFPCGRTDVTNVGPRIVKGHICPKGECPWQALLEYEGQYKCGGIILDYQWILTAAHCVWKQHPSKLQVSVGKHNRNVKEATEQLRKVSKVLIHPQYNFTTSDSDLALLRLRRNISLNSYVIPICLPPAQGTFDRTLKTVRTSTVSGWGRLSQFGPPSLMLQRLEVPLVPLVSCQAHSGLRVTNNMLCAGYREGGRDACQGDSGGPLVTKYNTTWFLTGIVSWGKGCARANMYGIYTRVAVFVEWITNNMAKE is encoded by the exons ATGGAGTTGAGTTTGTGTGGAATGAAGCTTGGTCTTTTCACTATACTGCTAAGTTTGCCATCCTGCTTTGGGGTTCCTGCGG CCCATGTGATCCTGAGCAGAACAGACGCTAGCCAGGTGCTTCTGAACCGCCATCGTCGTGCCAATTCCTTCATAGAGGAGCTGAAATTGGCGGACTTGGAGAGGGAGTGTCTGGAGGAGAAGTGTTCATACGAGGAGGCCAGGGAGATCTTCTCTATACCTGACCAACTG GATGCGTTCTGGAGGGTTTACACAG AGGTGGACCACTGTAAATCAGAGCCATGTCAAAATGGGGCCACTTGTGACACTCAGACAAATACTTACATCTGTATATGTCCACCCATGTTTGAGGGACGGAACTGCGACAAAG AAATACTTAATTCTTATGGCTGTCTATATAAGAATGGAGGGTGTGAGCACTTCTGTACCGAGGCTGAAGATTTAACCTCCAGCTGTCACTGTGCTCCTGGATACAGCCTGTCTACAGACAACAGCAGCTGTGTGCCACAAG TTAAATTTCCTTGTGGCAGAACAGATGTGACAAACGTTGGCCCAAGGATTGTTAAAGGACATATATGTCCTAAAGGAGAGTGCCCCTGGCAG GCATTACTTGAATATGAAGGCCAGTATAAATGTGGGGGAATTATTCTAGACTATCAATGGATCCTCACAGCAGCTCACTGCGTCTGGAAACAACACCCATCCAAACTACAAGTGTCAGTAG GTAAGCACAACCGAAATGTGAAGGAGGCCACAGAGCAGCTAAGAAAAGTGTCAAAGGTGTTGATCCACCCACAGTACAACTTCACGACATCTGATAGCGACCTGGCCCTGCTGAGGCTGCGCCGGAACATCTCACTAAACTCATATGTAATACCGATCTGCCTCCCCCCAGCACAAGGCACATTTGATCGCACGCTGAAAACAGTGCGCACCTCCACCGTGAGTGGCTGGGGCCGACTCTCTCAGTTCGGGCCTCCATCCCTCATGCTGCAGAGGCTGGAGGTGCCCTTGGTTCCCCTGGTGAGCTGCCAAGCCCACTCTGGTCTCAGGGTGACCAATAACATGCTCTGCGCTGGCTACAGGGAGGGAGGCCGCGACGCGTGTCAAGGGGATAGTGGGGGTCCCCTGGTAACCAAATACAACACCACATGGTTCCTGACGGGCATAGTGAGTTGGGGGAAAGGCTGTGCTCGCGCGAATATGTATGGTATCTACACTCGCGTGGCCGTCTTTGTGGAGTGGATTACAAACAACATGGCTAAAGAATGA